Within Cystobacter ferrugineus, the genomic segment GCGGCCGCGCACCATGGGGAAGAGGTCCGGCGCGGACAGTCCCTGCTCGGCCATGAACGCACGCACCGGCTCGAGCTGATCCTCCTGCACGTTGACGATGAAGCGGTTGGGGGCCTCCTTGGCGAGCGCCACCTGCCAGCGGTCGAGCAGGTCGGTGCGCACGAAGGTGAGCAGCAGCAGCGCCATCAGCCCCAGGCCGAGCGCCGACACCTGCGCGACGCTGGTGGCCGCGCGCCGGCTCACATTGGCCAGCCCGTAGCGCAGGCTCCCGCGCAGCCGCGAGCGCAGCCGCCGCACGACGGAGATGAGCCCCCACGCCAGGGCGGCCAGCACGCCCAGCGTGGCGACGATGCCGAGCAGCATCGCGGACGCCAGCCCCGCCGAGCCGGCCTTCCACCACAGCAGCGCGGTCAGCCCCGCCACGCCCGCGAGCCCCACCAGCCAGGAGCTCGGCTCGGTGCGGTCGAGGTCCCGGCGCAACACGCGCAGCGCGGGCACCCGGCGCAGCGCGAGGATGGGGGGTGCTCCGAAGGTCAGCAGGACCACCAGCCCCACCCCATACCCCTGCACCGCCGGCACCCAGCCGGCCGCCGGGATGTCCAGCTTCAGCGCCTCGGAGAGCCACCTGCCCACCAACCCCTGCAGGAGGAAGGCGAGCAGGACGCCGACGGAGCTCGCGATGAGGCCGGCGAGGAGCAGCTCGCCCCCGTGGGTGGCCACCAGCGTGCGCTGGCTCGCGCCCAGACACCGCATCACCGCGGTGCTCGACAGGTGCCGCTCGCTGTGCCGGCGCGCCGCCATGGCCACCGCCACCGCCGCCAGCACCACCGACACCAACGCCGCCAGGCTCAAGAAGCGATCGGCCCTGTCGAGCGCGGAGCGCATCTCCGGACGCGCGTCCTTCACCGTCTCCAGGCGCTGGCCCCGCGCGAGCCCCTCACGCGCGGTGCGCACGAAGCGCTCCACCGCATCCGGTTCTCCGGCGACCACCAGGCGGTAGCGCAGCCGGCTGCCCTCCTGCACCAGCCCCGTCGCGGGCAGATCGGCGAGGTTGAGGAACACCCGGGGCGCGATGTTGAAGTAGTCGATCGCCGCGTCCGGCTCCTGCACCACCAACGCGGAGAGCCGTAGCTGCGACTCGCCAATGCCAATCATGTCCCCCAGTCTGGCATCCAGCGCTTCCGCGCCAGCGCGGCTCAGCCACACGCTGCCCCGCTCGGGAATGCCCGTGGCGTCGCGCTCGGGGCCGTCCACCGAGTCCATGATGCGGAAGCGGCCCCGCAGGGGAAAGCCCTCCGCGAGCGCCCGGAGTTCTCCGAGCTTGAGCCGCTCATCGTCCGCGTCGCCGACCCGGATCATGGTGGGCAGCTCCTGCGTCTCGGTGCTTCGCAGCCCGGGCGCATTCGCCGCCTCGCGCACCACCCCCTCGAGGGGCGTGTCGCCGAGCACCACCGCATCTCCGCCGAGCAGCCGGTTGGCCTCGAGGGCCAGCGCGCGCTCGGCGCGGTCGGTGACGAAGCCGATGGCCGTCACGGCCAACACCGCGAGCACCAGGGCGGCGAGGAGGATGCGGAGTTCTCCGGCGGCGAAGTCACGGCGTAGCTGGCGCCAGGCCATCTTGAGCAGTCTCATGACGCTTGCCGCTCCTCGGGGATCAGGCGGCCTCCGTCGAGCCGCAGCCGCCGCCCGCAGCGCGCCGCGAGGTGATCGTCATGGGTGACGAGCACCAGGGTGGTGCCGGCCTCCGCGTTGAGCGAGAACAGCAGCTCGACGATGGCCTGGCCCGTGCGGGTGTCGAGGTTGCCGGTGGGCTCGTCGGCGAAGAGCACCGCCGGCCGGGTGACGAAGGCGCGCGCCAGGGCGACGCGCTGCTGCTCTCCGCCGGAAAGCTGGCGCGGGTAGTGGCCCAGCCGCTCCCCCAGCCCCACCTTCCCGAGGATGGCCCGGGCGGGCGTCTCCACGTCCGCGTCTCCGCGCAGCTCGAGCGGCAGCATCACGTTCTCCAGCGCCGTCAGCGAGGGCAGCAACTGGAAGCTCTGGAAGACGAAACCCACCTTCTCGCCGCGCACGCGCGCACGGCCGTCCTCGTCCAGGGCGGACAGTGGCTCGCCGTCCAACAGCACGCTCCCGCTGCTGGGCGTGTCCAGCCCGGCCATCAGCGACAGCAGCGTGCTCTTTCCCGAGCCGGAGGCCCCCACGATGGCCACGGTGTCGCCATGGGAGATGGAGAAGCCCACCCCCTCGAGGATGGTGAGCGCGCCAGACGG encodes:
- a CDS encoding ABC transporter permease, encoding MRLLKMAWRQLRRDFAAGELRILLAALVLAVLAVTAIGFVTDRAERALALEANRLLGGDAVVLGDTPLEGVVREAANAPGLRSTETQELPTMIRVGDADDERLKLGELRALAEGFPLRGRFRIMDSVDGPERDATGIPERGSVWLSRAGAEALDARLGDMIGIGESQLRLSALVVQEPDAAIDYFNIAPRVFLNLADLPATGLVQEGSRLRYRLVVAGEPDAVERFVRTAREGLARGQRLETVKDARPEMRSALDRADRFLSLAALVSVVLAAVAVAMAARRHSERHLSSTAVMRCLGASQRTLVATHGGELLLAGLIASSVGVLLAFLLQGLVGRWLSEALKLDIPAAGWVPAVQGYGVGLVVLLTFGAPPILALRRVPALRVLRRDLDRTEPSSWLVGLAGVAGLTALLWWKAGSAGLASAMLLGIVATLGVLAALAWGLISVVRRLRSRLRGSLRYGLANVSRRAATSVAQVSALGLGLMALLLLTFVRTDLLDRWQVALAKEAPNRFIVNVQEDQLEPVRAFMAEQGLSAPDLFPMVRGRLVAHNGEPVKATPAEGAASTEEERREQRRRDREYNLSSATTLRDDNRITAGTFWGPQRPEKPELSVEEGFASSMGWKLGDRVAFDIAGQRLEATVTSLREVEWESFRPNFIVLVSPGSLAGYAASYITAMHVPPERTRFTAELVSRFPNLSVVDVDAMLEQVRGTADQVSTVVEVVFYFSLLAGLLVLMAAVSASQDERLLEGGVMRVLGGSRRQLRLAQASEFAAIGLLSGLTAAFAASVLAGVIATQVFGLPWQADWRLVGVGGGMGVLAAVSAGMFATRRVLDAPPSVTLRELQG
- a CDS encoding ABC transporter ATP-binding protein; this translates as MPHDLAMHIKVQPDPRRLALQVSELGKRVSLPSGALTILEGVGFSISHGDTVAIVGASGSGKSTLLSLMAGLDTPSSGSVLLDGEPLSALDEDGRARVRGEKVGFVFQSFQLLPSLTALENVMLPLELRGDADVETPARAILGKVGLGERLGHYPRQLSGGEQQRVALARAFVTRPAVLFADEPTGNLDTRTGQAIVELLFSLNAEAGTTLVLVTHDDHLAARCGRRLRLDGGRLIPEERQAS